The Hyalangium gracile genomic sequence AAGTAGAACGTGAAGTCATCCCACGCGTCCGGGCGGTCGTCCGGGGCGAACATCCACGGGGCGATCCCTCCCACCCCCACGCGCCAGGCACAGAGGAGCCAGCCTCGGTAGATGGCGCGCCGCTCCTCGAGCGAAAAGTCCCCCTGGTTGCGCAGGCCGAACTCCCCGAGGAAGAGCGGCTTGCCCAGCTCCCTGGCGAGGGCGGCATGGTCCGAGATCCAGCTCGCCCCGCTCCGAGCGGTATGCACGGTCGGAATGCCCCAGTGCTCCGGGTAGAAGTGCACGCTGCCGAAGTCGATGTGCGGCGAGGCCGTGTTGCCCCGGAAGCTGCTCGACGCCTCGAAGAGGGACGCCGGCGGCACGCGGCTCCAGAACGCGGCGTCGTAGCCCTCGACGGAGGTGTCGAAGCCCTCCTCACCCGTCCCCACCAGGTGGCCGGGCGCCTGGGCCTTCACCACCGAGGCGATCTCGTCCACCCAGGCCCGCATCGCCTCCCCTCCCCTGTCCAGCCCGACGCCGCGCGGCTCGTTCAGCAGCTCCCAGCCCAGGACGGCGGGGTGCTCGCCATAGCGGATGCCATCGAAGGTGTTCGTGCGAGACAGCAGGAAGGTGATGTACCGCTTGTAGTGCTCGATCACCGCGCGCTCGGTGAAGAAGCGAGGATCCCCCTGGCGCGGAGCGGGCAGCCCAGCCCACGCCACGTACTGACGCGCGCCGCCATAGGCATCCCAGTAGTTGCCGAGCGGCAACACGAGCTTCACCCCATGGTGAGAAGCCCGCGCGAGCACCAGGTCCAGCCCCCGGAGACTGTCCTCGTCGTACTGCCCTGGCGCCACCTGGATGGTGGACACCCCTCGCTTCTCCGGCGCGTCGTTGAAGCCGTTGGTCCTCAAGCCCCACACACCCATCGCCGCGGCCTTGGAGAGCACCTCCTCCACGACCCGAGACTCCGTCTGCCCGCCGCGAAGCTCCCGCGCGGCCTCGTCCTGCAGGTAGTACGCGTTGAGCAGCACCGCCGAGGAGGGCGCGCCACCCAGCTGGATCGGGGGGCCCTCGGGACAGTCCGAGGCCTCCTCTTCGAGCTGCTCCAGGGACTCGCTCCCACACGCCACCAGCAGCGAGAGGAGCAGGCCCAGCGCCAGCTCCCCCGCCGTCACACCGCGGGCTACACGCTCCATCCGCTTCGCCATCACAGGTGATCAAAGCGGATGATGCGCTCCACGCGCCAGGTGCCCGCGGGCTCGACGGGCCTCAGCAGCATCAGCCTGGCGATCTGCCCCACCCCCACCTCGCACGCACGCCGGGCCGGTAGCGGCACCAGGTCTCCCTCCTTCACGTCTCCGGAGGGCAGCGGCACCAAGGTCAGCCCCTGGCCATCCACCGTCTCGCTGGCCCCGAACACCCGCAGATCTCCCAGCTCCGCGATCGCCCCCACGACCACCGCCCGGGGTATCCCCTGCACCGTGCGCACGGAGGGGCTGGCGGCCACGCCGACGTCCGCGAGGAAGGGGCCACCCGCCTCGCCGAACACCTGGGCCCCCTTCACGATCAGCCGCAGCAGCCCCTTGCTGTCGTTCAGCGGGATCGAGTCGTAGCGCTCCAGGTCCGCCTGCTCCGCCCGGCCGCTGGCGAGCGCCTCCAGCGCGGAGACCAGGGCCACGAAATTCAGCCGCAGCAACGGCCCCTCGCTCTCGACCTCGGGCCACGGGCCGGTCTCGATGAGCACGGACGGCGTGCCCCAGCGCCCCATGTTGTCTCCGAAGGCGCGAACCTCGAACGCGTCGCTGTAGCGGCCGATCTGCCCGGGCACGAGCGGCTCCAGCGCATCCCGGATGACCGCGCACACCTTCTTGGCGAGCAGGCGCCCGGGGTTGTCACCGCGGGCCTCGTCGAAGGCCGGCGCGAGCAGTGAGATGGACGCGGGCTTGCCGCTCTTCCCCACCGCGGTGCGCCAGTCCTGGTTGTGCAGGTTGAAGCCGAGCGATGGCTGGAGCCGATCCCGCAGCGCCTTGAGTGTCCGCCCCTCGGGAGTCTGCAGCATCAACGCGTCCCGGTTGATGTCGATCCCCTGCGCGTTGACGCGCTGGAAGCGCTCGGCGCCATCGGGGTTGAGCATGGGCACGGCGTGCAGCGTGAGCGCGGAGAGCAGCCCATCCACGCGCGGCTCCTGGCGGTAGCGCCGGAGGTACTCGAAGAGCTCGAACAGCGCCGTGGTCGCGGTGGGCTCGTCCCCGTGCATCTGCGACCAGAGGAGCACGTGCCTCGGGCCGTGGCCGACCCGCACGTGCTGGATCGCGCGGTCCTCCACCGAGCGCCCCACCTCCTCCACGAGGAACAAGTCAGGCGCGGACTCCCGCAGGCGCTCCAACCAGGCCATCACCTGGGCGTGACGGACGAGCGGGAGCGGCGGTCGCTCGCGGAGACGGACCTCGTCCCAGAGCGCGGAGAGCATGGCGGAGGTGGAGGTGGGGATCATGAGCCGGGGGGAGCGCTTCACAGGAGGGTAGTCATCGGCGTGACGGATTTGCTATGGGCTATCGGGCCTCGTGCCCTGTCTTTTGGACTGCAAGTTTTTTCCAACACAGTCGCTCGCCCAGGAGCGAGCGGGAGGCAATGAATCCATGAAGCGGTTGTTCAACCCCGTGATGGTGGTGGCGGTACTGGCGCTCGCGTCCGCGTGCAAGAAGGCCGAGCAGATCCAGGTCGAGCCGAAGTCGGTGTCGCTCGCCTCGGCGGGACAGAAGGAGACCCTGAAGGCCACGGCGCTCACCAAGGACGGCCAGCCGGTG encodes the following:
- a CDS encoding glycoside hydrolase 5 family protein translates to MAKRMERVARGVTAGELALGLLLSLLVACGSESLEQLEEEASDCPEGPPIQLGGAPSSAVLLNAYYLQDEAARELRGGQTESRVVEEVLSKAAAMGVWGLRTNGFNDAPEKRGVSTIQVAPGQYDEDSLRGLDLVLARASHHGVKLVLPLGNYWDAYGGARQYVAWAGLPAPRQGDPRFFTERAVIEHYKRYITFLLSRTNTFDGIRYGEHPAVLGWELLNEPRGVGLDRGGEAMRAWVDEIASVVKAQAPGHLVGTGEEGFDTSVEGYDAAFWSRVPPASLFEASSSFRGNTASPHIDFGSVHFYPEHWGIPTVHTARSGASWISDHAALARELGKPLFLGEFGLRNQGDFSLEERRAIYRGWLLCAWRVGVGGIAPWMFAPDDRPDAWDDFTFYFRDGTRPEDARNRYADLLIEAAGRSGRR
- a CDS encoding M14 family metallopeptidase, giving the protein MIPTSTSAMLSALWDEVRLRERPPLPLVRHAQVMAWLERLRESAPDLFLVEEVGRSVEDRAIQHVRVGHGPRHVLLWSQMHGDEPTATTALFELFEYLRRYRQEPRVDGLLSALTLHAVPMLNPDGAERFQRVNAQGIDINRDALMLQTPEGRTLKALRDRLQPSLGFNLHNQDWRTAVGKSGKPASISLLAPAFDEARGDNPGRLLAKKVCAVIRDALEPLVPGQIGRYSDAFEVRAFGDNMGRWGTPSVLIETGPWPEVESEGPLLRLNFVALVSALEALASGRAEQADLERYDSIPLNDSKGLLRLIVKGAQVFGEAGGPFLADVGVAASPSVRTVQGIPRAVVVGAIAELGDLRVFGASETVDGQGLTLVPLPSGDVKEGDLVPLPARRACEVGVGQIARLMLLRPVEPAGTWRVERIIRFDHL